In Acinetobacter sp. WCHAc010034, a genomic segment contains:
- a CDS encoding MFS transporter yields MLNLPIQHKLGGFYFFYYAIVGTFMPFWNLYLEDQGFNYQEIGILASIAIITRFFAPFIWGWIADKSGKRMLLVRIATWMESCIWLLIFIIPNDFQSIALLMLIFSFFQNAILAQFEGVTLFWLGDQRAELYGKVRKWGSIGFIAGVFCIGALLEIIPISMLPMLLLCIAFLAFIWSFSIKEPSSAPLSQKQLEPLLPILKRPVVACFFSIEFILLFSHAPFYSFYSNYLHQAGYSTSRIGLLWSVGVIAEIIMFAYANLFLQRFSWRILVCACLLLTGLRWVIAGAYPQVFALQFAAQTIHAFSFGLFHMIAMRIIFQNFSAGQQGRGQALYSTMWGLGVASGSMLAGHYWDQLSGGSIFILAGISTLAGLFFIAGLPKDMQAEYGAGA; encoded by the coding sequence ATGCTCAACCTTCCAATCCAGCATAAACTAGGCGGTTTTTACTTTTTCTACTATGCGATTGTCGGCACCTTCATGCCGTTCTGGAACCTGTATTTAGAAGATCAGGGCTTTAATTATCAGGAAATCGGCATTCTTGCATCCATTGCAATTATTACCCGTTTTTTTGCGCCCTTTATTTGGGGCTGGATTGCAGATAAATCCGGCAAACGCATGCTGCTGGTGCGCATCGCAACATGGATGGAATCCTGTATTTGGCTTCTGATTTTCATTATTCCCAATGACTTTCAGTCCATTGCTTTGCTGATGCTGATTTTCAGCTTCTTTCAAAACGCAATTTTGGCGCAATTTGAAGGCGTTACGTTATTCTGGCTGGGAGATCAGCGCGCTGAACTGTATGGAAAAGTGCGCAAATGGGGCTCTATCGGCTTTATTGCAGGAGTTTTCTGCATCGGCGCATTATTGGAGATCATTCCCATCTCCATGCTGCCGATGCTGCTGCTGTGCATTGCATTCCTAGCGTTTATTTGGTCATTCAGCATTAAAGAACCCAGCAGCGCGCCGCTTTCACAAAAACAGCTCGAACCGCTGCTGCCCATTTTAAAGCGTCCCGTGGTTGCATGCTTTTTCAGCATTGAATTTATCCTGCTGTTTTCACATGCGCCGTTTTACAGCTTCTACAGCAATTATCTGCATCAGGCGGGCTATTCAACCAGCCGGATTGGCCTGCTGTGGTCGGTTGGGGTAATTGCGGAAATCATTATGTTTGCTTATGCAAACCTGTTCCTGCAGCGGTTTTCCTGGCGCATTCTGGTCTGCGCCTGCCTGCTGCTGACCGGGCTGCGCTGGGTCATCGCTGGGGCATATCCTCAAGTGTTTGCCCTGCAGTTTGCAGCGCAGACCATTCATGCATTCAGTTTTGGGCTGTTTCATATGATTGCAATGCGCATTATTTTTCAGAACTTTTCTGCGGGACAGCAGGGCCGCGGTCAGGCGCTTTACAGCACCATGTGGGGGCTGGGCGTTGCCAGCGGCAGCATGCTTGCCGGGCATTATTGGGATCAGCTCTCCGGCGGCAGTATTTTCATCTTGGCTGGCATTTCAACTCTGGCCGGACTGTTTTTTATTGCAGGCTTGCCAAAAGATATGCAGGCAGAGTACGGCGCTGGCGCTTAA
- the accC gene encoding acetyl-CoA carboxylase biotin carboxylase subunit, with protein MLQKVLIANRGEIALRITRACKTLGIKTVGIYSDADKDLMHLRFCDEAVCIGPGASSESYLNIPAIITAAEITGADAIHPGYGFLSENAEFAEIVESSGFIFIGPRPEHIRLMGNKVSAIIAMKKAGVPTVPGCDHAVTIHNALAEAKEIGFPLIVKAASGGGGRGMRIVENVDSLLESVQAAQRDAEMWFGDDTVYMERFLQKPRHVEVQILGDGNGHAIHLYDRDCSLQRRHQKVLEEAPAPGLPEQARADILEACVHACKLMQYRGAGTFEFLFEDGEFFFIEMNTRVQVEHPVTEMVTGVDIIEQQLLIAAGLGLELQQDDIEVQGHAIECRINAEDPTTFMPSPGKIEHFYAPGGAGIRLDSHIYQGYSIPPYYDSMIAKLISHGKNRETCIARMKQALEEMILTGIKTNIPLHKDLILEDKNFTKQAMDIHYLEKHLLKQLEANQNKE; from the coding sequence ATGTTGCAAAAAGTTTTAATTGCAAACCGTGGTGAAATCGCGCTGCGGATCACACGGGCGTGCAAAACTTTAGGAATTAAAACCGTTGGTATTTATTCCGATGCAGATAAAGACCTGATGCATTTGCGCTTCTGCGATGAAGCGGTATGCATTGGCCCGGGCGCAAGCAGCGAAAGCTATCTGAATATCCCTGCGATTATTACCGCAGCGGAAATTACAGGCGCAGATGCGATTCACCCCGGCTACGGTTTTTTATCTGAAAATGCAGAGTTTGCTGAAATTGTAGAAAGCTCAGGCTTCATCTTTATTGGCCCGCGTCCGGAACACATCCGCCTCATGGGCAACAAAGTTTCAGCAATTATCGCCATGAAAAAAGCCGGCGTGCCAACTGTGCCGGGCTGCGACCATGCTGTAACAATTCACAATGCCCTTGCAGAAGCCAAAGAAATCGGTTTCCCGCTGATTGTCAAAGCGGCTTCCGGCGGCGGTGGCCGCGGCATGCGCATTGTGGAAAATGTTGACAGCCTGCTTGAATCCGTTCAGGCAGCGCAGCGTGATGCTGAAATGTGGTTTGGCGATGATACCGTCTATATGGAGCGTTTCCTGCAAAAGCCGCGCCATGTTGAAGTTCAGATCCTCGGCGACGGCAATGGCCATGCAATCCATCTTTATGATCGCGACTGCTCTTTGCAGCGCCGCCATCAAAAAGTTTTGGAAGAAGCACCAGCGCCGGGCCTGCCGGAACAGGCGCGCGCAGACATTCTGGAAGCGTGCGTGCATGCGTGCAAGCTTATGCAGTATCGCGGCGCTGGCACATTTGAGTTCCTGTTTGAAGATGGCGAGTTCTTCTTTATTGAGATGAACACCCGTGTTCAGGTTGAGCACCCTGTGACTGAGATGGTTACCGGCGTTGACATCATTGAACAGCAGCTCCTGATTGCTGCCGGCCTAGGCTTAGAGCTGCAGCAGGACGATATTGAAGTGCAAGGCCACGCCATTGAATGCCGCATCAACGCGGAAGATCCGACAACATTCATGCCGTCTCCCGGTAAAATCGAGCATTTCTATGCGCCAGGCGGCGCTGGTATCCGCTTAGACTCTCATATCTATCAAGGCTACAGCATTCCGCCGTACTACGATTCAATGATTGCCAAGCTGATTTCGCACGGCAAAAACCGCGAGACTTGTATTGCGCGCATGAAGCAGGCGCTGGAAGAAATGATCCTGACCGGGATTAAAACCAACATTCCGCTTCATAAAGATCTGATCCTGGAAGATAAAAACTTCACTAAGCAGGCAATGGACATCCACTATCTGGAAAAGCATTTGCTGAAGCAACTTGAAGCCAATCAAAACAAAGAATAA
- the accB gene encoding acetyl-CoA carboxylase biotin carboxyl carrier protein translates to MDIRKIKKLIDLMIESDLQAIEVKEGDQSIALTRRSPVVAAAVPAMPAPSAPAPAAKSPRGAVETSPMVGVFYAAPSPGEPTFVKVGQTISAGETLGIIEAMKIMNPIEATQSGVIEEILVKNGEVIQFGQPLFRYRA, encoded by the coding sequence ATGGATATCCGTAAAATCAAGAAACTCATCGACTTGATGATTGAATCTGACTTACAGGCGATTGAAGTTAAGGAAGGCGACCAATCCATTGCTTTAACTCGACGCAGTCCAGTCGTGGCGGCAGCGGTTCCTGCTATGCCTGCGCCATCTGCTCCAGCTCCTGCGGCTAAATCTCCGCGCGGCGCTGTTGAAACTTCGCCGATGGTTGGCGTGTTCTATGCAGCTCCAAGCCCAGGCGAACCGACATTTGTTAAAGTAGGCCAGACCATTTCTGCTGGCGAAACGCTGGGCATTATTGAAGCAATGAAAATCATGAACCCGATTGAAGCGACGCAAAGCGGCGTGATTGAAGAGATTCTTGTGAAAAATGGTGAAGTTATTCAATTCGGCCAGCCATTGTTCCGCTACCGCGCCTAA
- the aroQ gene encoding type II 3-dehydroquinate dehydratase, whose protein sequence is MSSTILVIHGPNLNLLGKREPEVYGYLTLEDINQQLIAQAQNASISLNTFQSSWEGAIVDRIHQAQQEGVQFIIINPAALTHTSVAVRDALLGVAIPFIEVHLSNVHARETFRHHSYLSDKAVGVICGLGAKGYAAALDFAIDKIQPTLQS, encoded by the coding sequence ATGAGTTCGACCATTTTGGTCATTCATGGACCGAACCTGAATTTGCTGGGAAAGCGTGAACCGGAAGTTTATGGATACCTCACCCTTGAGGATATAAATCAGCAGCTCATTGCACAAGCGCAAAATGCATCAATTTCACTCAATACGTTCCAAAGCAGCTGGGAAGGCGCAATTGTTGACCGCATTCATCAGGCTCAGCAGGAAGGCGTGCAGTTCATCATTATTAATCCTGCAGCATTGACCCACACCTCTGTTGCAGTGCGGGACGCGCTGCTTGGCGTAGCCATCCCGTTTATTGAAGTTCATTTATCCAATGTGCATGCGCGCGAAACATTCCGCCATCACTCTTATTTATCGGACAAAGCCGTTGGCGTAATTTGCGGTTTAGGCGCGAAAGGCTATGCTGCCGCGCTTGACTTCGCCATCGATAAAATCCAGCCCACTTTGCAATCTTAA